A segment of the Euzebyales bacterium genome:
CACCGTTTCGAGCGTCTCGTCCACCGTGGGGAGGAGTTGCTGGCTCTGAGCGAACCCGATCGCGCCGCCCATACGCTCGATGAGGCTCTCGCGTTGTGGCAGGGGCGCCCCCTGGTCGAGCTCCAGCAGTGGGACCCGGGTCGGATTGAAGCCGAACGCTTGGAGCAGCTGCGTCTGGACGCTCAGGAGGCGCAACTCGACGCGGCCCTGCAGGCCGGCCGGCATCGCGACGTGCTCGGCGAGGCGCAAGCCCGGGTGGCCGAGGCTCCGCTACGCGAGCGGCGGGGCGCTACTGGCAGTGGCGCAGTATCAGTCCGGCCGGCAGGCAGACGCGCTGCGCACGCCGCATCGCGCCCGCAGGATGCTCAGCGACGAGCTGGGCCTGGATCCCGGCCCCGACCTGGTGGAGCTCGAAGCCGCAATCCTACGACAGGAGCCGTCGCTGGCCGCGGGCACGGCGCTGCCCGAGCCGAGCGCCGCCTGTCCCTATCTGGGGCTGGTGGCCTATGCCGTCGCTGACGCCGACGTCTTCTTCGGTCGCGACGCCGAGGTGGCCGCCTGCCTCAGGCAGTTGCTCGATCGTGGCGTCCTAGCGGTGGTGTGCGGAACCGCCGCCGGTGGACCCGCTCAACCTTGAGTGTCGCGAGGAAGGACTCGGCGACGGCGTTGCCAGGCATGACCCGACGCCCCCCAGCGACCGGCGCGTCCCAGATGCTGGCATGCCGCGGGAACGCGGTCGACCACACCATCGCACGACCGTGCGGCCGAGTCCCGGCCTGACGCAGGCGAAACGTTCGAGACGGCTCGCCGCGCGGCTCAGTGGGATGACGATGACCGTCTTGGGACCTGCTGGTCTCCGGGCAGCCAGAGTGTGAGGACTGTCGGCTCGAGGGTGCGGTTGATCACTGCGGCCACCTGGCACTCCAGGTCCGACAGGTCCGGCCGACTCCGCAGGTCGCGGACGAACGCGTCGACCTCGCGGTCGGCGTCGAAGCGTGTCCGGTTGAACCGTCGGTCGACCGCCCGCCGCACACGGCGGGCGAGCGGGTTGAACAGGGCGGCGATGGCGAGCGTTGCCGCGGCGCCACGGCGACGTCGCTTGGCAGGCAGCACCTGCGTCAGCGCGCCGACCGCGCTCACGTACACGCCTGCGAAGGACGAGGAGGATCACGTATGTGACCGCGCGGCTGACGAGGCGGTCGATCTCGTACAAGCGGCACCGCAGGATCGCCACCATGAAGGCCAGCGGCAGTGCAAGCCCCGCGACCAGAAACGGGATCCACCAGACACCCCTTCACGGCGGGTCAGCTGATTTCCAGCGAGCCCGATGAACAGTGACGCGACGACGACGGCGATCGCCGACAGCACCCACCGGTACTGCAGCCGTACATCGGTCGTCGCGGATCGGTAGCGTGCGACCATCTGCACGAACGCGACGAGCAGCGTCCCGAGGACGAGGATGTCGGCGGCGTCGACGATGCCTTGCGGCAGCAGCGCGATGCCGTGCGGGTTGGCGATCAGGGTGCCGTCCTCGCTGCGCGCCGACGTCGCCAGCACCGCCGTCGCTGTTCCGCACGCCGCGGTCACGAGCAGCACCCGGCTGATCCGACGCTGCCGCGGCGGCCGGCCGGCAAGACCGTCCGGAAACATCACCAGCAGCACCACCAACAGTGACAGGCTCGACCAGTCACCCACCGTGTTGAGCAGCCAGTACAGCCACACGCCGCCCGAGGAGCGCACCCGCGTCCAGTCGCTGGAGAGCACGCGAGCA
Coding sequences within it:
- a CDS encoding BTAD domain-containing putative transcriptional regulator, whose protein sequence is MAQYQSGRQADALRTPHRARRMLSDELGLDPGPDLVELEAAILRQEPSLAAGTALPEPSAACPYLGLVAYAVADADVFFGRDAEVAACLRQLLDRGVLAVVCGTAAGGPAQP